One Candidatus Kapaibacterium sp. genomic window carries:
- a CDS encoding PAS domain-containing protein, whose protein sequence is MAKQNIKSAHEVTQKSEIHSETTFMNLAEQLSTAVIVINKEMKIAFANKAAKKYLKIKFPKGFKIQHDYSGDFDKNEIMRLFKIDSKMHFSCQSISWENENSLLLIISVDSKSDSETSPAGNNLGFLYHYAFDISTAKITDSSDEFNHLTEYSTGDDLAALIHPDDYKDFLKRVKPLKQSDNIGIIVADHRIISKSNKVYYVRNRLTFEAVEGSSSIVHAYITLISDLVLENEHARLTKEFYESLLKLSVIAYFKYDLIKDTVYYKNTRSDKSSDLVKNRKISRNTLKNYIASDDYLAAIEDFDKYLSNPKGVFSSKLRALFKNDWKWIETKLMIIANDELGNPSMLAGVMIDIDDYYDEYVNLQNRCSAFDTLIENLDPGFMRIDDTGKITHWNKSIEKLSGLEADLAIGEYIWDLQSDYFNKNTSFVIDKDVFESEIRTNLLNNSSEPIKKETRFRTIDGIDKVAASVQYKLSEGGKPAIYYFFDDISEQYKNPEQDFYEVTMLKEILCFTNQIIYKKNLVSGRYVYISHFIMKILGYTPEEFMKFSDAEIFAMIHPDDINHFQNFHLSPNLRNDFNETTSHLEYRIKTKSGKYKNIRDTHTYIIDKGSNKAILIGRIEDIGEQKLRQKEQSENADKFKKLLEHQSDLLITKDDNGVVSYLSPSFCELFDVDELEIIGTKYEYQIHPDDIAGLKESLDILNSAKPCSANTEHRALTKYGWRWFSWACTSYITKDGVAETLYAGRDITKQKRIEEALRLSENKYRSIFELAQDAIIIFEPNDEIVLDVNRKATEMYGIEKSQFIGMSLEEISTNVSHGKSQISRTFRSNEKHRFVTTQKRSDGSTFKVEINAAIIEYDGKSVVLSINREIE, encoded by the coding sequence ATGGCTAAGCAAAATATAAAATCTGCTCATGAAGTTACTCAAAAAAGCGAGATTCATTCAGAAACAACGTTTATGAATTTGGCGGAGCAACTTTCTACTGCCGTAATTGTCATCAACAAAGAAATGAAGATAGCCTTTGCGAACAAAGCTGCCAAAAAATATCTGAAGATCAAATTCCCAAAAGGGTTCAAAATTCAGCATGATTATTCGGGCGATTTCGATAAAAACGAAATCATGAGACTATTCAAAATTGACAGCAAGATGCATTTCAGTTGCCAATCAATCAGTTGGGAAAATGAGAACAGCCTTTTGCTAATCATATCAGTTGACTCCAAATCCGATAGTGAGACTTCTCCTGCCGGAAACAATTTGGGCTTTTTGTATCACTATGCTTTCGATATTTCAACAGCTAAGATTACCGATAGTAGCGATGAATTTAACCATTTGACCGAATATAGCACCGGTGATGATTTGGCAGCTCTCATCCACCCCGATGATTACAAGGATTTCCTGAAGAGAGTTAAACCGCTCAAACAATCCGATAATATAGGCATCATTGTCGCTGACCATAGAATCATCAGCAAAAGCAATAAAGTTTATTATGTAAGAAATCGGCTGACATTTGAAGCCGTTGAAGGCAGCTCGTCTATTGTTCATGCTTATATAACCTTGATTTCCGACCTTGTTTTAGAAAACGAACATGCGCGATTGACAAAAGAGTTTTATGAATCACTCCTGAAATTATCTGTGATTGCGTATTTCAAGTATGATTTGATAAAAGACACTGTTTATTACAAAAATACTCGTTCCGACAAGTCAAGTGATTTGGTCAAAAATCGAAAAATTTCGCGTAATACTTTAAAAAATTATATCGCTTCAGATGACTATTTAGCAGCAATCGAAGATTTCGACAAATATTTGAGCAACCCAAAGGGGGTTTTTTCAAGCAAATTGAGGGCGCTTTTCAAAAACGATTGGAAATGGATTGAAACAAAATTGATGATAATCGCAAATGATGAATTGGGCAATCCCTCGATGTTAGCCGGAGTAATGATTGATATTGATGACTATTATGATGAATATGTTAATTTGCAAAATAGATGTTCAGCTTTTGATACTTTGATTGAGAATTTAGACCCGGGCTTCATGCGAATTGATGATACGGGAAAAATCACGCATTGGAACAAAAGCATTGAAAAGCTGTCAGGTTTAGAAGCGGATTTAGCTATTGGAGAGTATATTTGGGATTTGCAATCAGATTATTTTAACAAAAACACTTCCTTTGTGATTGATAAAGACGTGTTTGAATCCGAAATTCGGACAAATTTATTGAATAACAGCTCCGAGCCAATCAAAAAAGAAACAAGGTTTAGGACGATTGACGGTATAGACAAAGTTGCTGCAAGTGTGCAGTATAAATTGTCTGAAGGTGGCAAACCGGCAATCTATTACTTTTTTGATGATATAAGTGAACAATATAAAAATCCTGAGCAAGACTTTTATGAAGTTACAATGTTGAAAGAAATCTTGTGTTTCACGAATCAAATTATCTACAAGAAGAACCTCGTAAGTGGCAGATACGTTTATATCAGTCATTTTATAATGAAAATATTGGGATATACTCCTGAAGAGTTCATGAAATTCAGCGACGCAGAAATATTTGCAATGATACATCCTGATGATATTAATCATTTTCAAAATTTTCATCTATCGCCAAATTTGCGGAATGATTTCAACGAAACGACGTCTCACTTGGAATACCGGATAAAAACAAAATCGGGCAAATATAAAAACATCAGAGATACTCATACATACATTATTGATAAAGGCAGTAACAAGGCAATTCTAATTGGGCGAATTGAAGACATCGGCGAACAAAAGCTTCGTCAAAAAGAGCAAAGCGAAAACGCCGATAAATTCAAGAAATTGCTCGAACACCAAAGCGATTTGTTGATAACTAAGGATGATAACGGAGTTGTAAGTTATCTTAGCCCTTCATTTTGCGAATTGTTCGATGTTGATGAGTTGGAAATAATCGGCACAAAGTACGAATATCAAATTCATCCCGATGATATCGCCGGACTCAAAGAATCACTCGATATACTGAATTCTGCCAAACCTTGTAGTGCCAATACAGAGCATAGAGCTCTGACCAAATACGGCTGGAGGTGGTTCTCATGGGCATGTACAAGCTACATCACCAAAGATGGAGTTGCCGAAACTCTCTATGCAGGACGCGACATCACAAAGCAAAAGCGAATAGAAGAAGCTCTCAGACTATCTGAAAACAAATATCGGAGTATTTTCGAGCTTGCTCAAGATGCGATTATTATATTTGAACCGAACGATGAAATCGTGCTTGACGTTAATCGCAAAGCCACAGAAATGTACGGTATTGAAAAGTCGCAATTCATAGGTATGTCACTCGAGGAAATCTCGACAAATGTAAGTCATGGCAAATCTCAGATTTCGCGAACATTCCGCAGCAACGAAAAGCACCGATTTGTGACTACTCAAAAACGTTCCGACGGTTCAACTTTCAAAGTAGAAATCAATGCCGCAATTATCGAATACGACGGAAAATCAGTTGTTTTGAGCATTAACCGAGAAATCGAGTAG